Proteins encoded in a region of the Paucidesulfovibrio longus DSM 6739 genome:
- a CDS encoding HD-GYP domain-containing protein, with amino-acid sequence MIRRISVRDLKPGMLVAGVPNHALLDAQRVYAVEGYVRSAEEVLEIVRQGFREVFVDLRSALSDRSRDPSGSRWAGLPEEVEQELGRLSASRPHEAAHAFADPDGERLRLDLARARELYEDNLRLARRLFAEAAQGRTLSLAEARQGLERTLEELTADPAATLWAARLAENRARLHIHSVNVSLISMAFALHLGLDREDALRIGLAGLLHDLGQTRLPLELTTRRGRLSAAEQALFDRHAHDGEVILRRQGGVPEGIIRAVAEHHERHDGKGRPAGLSGAARCPQGRILALADQFDLLSRPGYDPRSDSPSRAMTLLFAERGAAHEPGDVERFVRFMGVYPLGSLVRLSDGRTAMVWRHDPENPLAPLVNVVLDAQARPMETACVNLALDRGRRGDAGLHIAAELRPEAVADPRALAPLPASEAV; translated from the coding sequence GTGATCCGCAGAATTTCCGTTCGCGATCTCAAACCGGGCATGCTCGTGGCGGGTGTCCCGAACCATGCGCTCCTGGACGCCCAGCGCGTCTACGCGGTGGAGGGCTACGTGCGCTCCGCCGAGGAGGTTCTGGAGATCGTGCGCCAGGGCTTCCGCGAGGTCTTCGTGGACCTGCGTTCGGCCCTTTCGGACCGCAGTCGGGACCCTTCGGGGAGCCGCTGGGCCGGCCTGCCCGAGGAGGTCGAGCAGGAACTGGGGCGGTTGAGTGCGTCCCGTCCCCACGAAGCGGCGCATGCCTTCGCCGACCCCGACGGGGAGCGCCTGCGCCTTGATCTGGCCCGGGCCCGGGAACTCTATGAGGACAACCTGCGGCTGGCGCGCAGACTTTTCGCCGAGGCGGCCCAGGGCCGGACCCTGTCCCTGGCCGAGGCGCGGCAGGGCCTGGAGCGGACTCTGGAGGAACTGACCGCGGATCCGGCGGCCACGCTCTGGGCCGCTCGGCTCGCCGAGAACCGCGCCCGGCTGCATATCCACTCCGTGAATGTCTCCCTCATTTCCATGGCCTTTGCCCTGCACCTCGGCCTGGATCGCGAGGACGCGCTGCGGATCGGTCTCGCCGGGTTGTTGCACGACCTGGGCCAGACGCGGCTGCCTCTGGAGCTGACCACCCGGCGGGGCAGGCTTTCCGCAGCGGAGCAGGCGCTCTTCGACCGCCATGCGCACGACGGGGAAGTCATCCTGCGGCGGCAGGGCGGGGTGCCCGAGGGGATAATCCGCGCCGTGGCCGAGCACCACGAACGCCACGACGGCAAGGGGCGACCCGCTGGGCTTTCCGGCGCTGCCCGCTGTCCGCAGGGCCGCATTCTGGCGCTGGCCGATCAGTTCGATCTGCTTTCCCGGCCCGGGTACGATCCCCGTTCCGATTCCCCGTCCCGGGCCATGACCCTGCTCTTCGCCGAGCGCGGCGCAGCGCACGAGCCCGGAGACGTGGAGCGCTTCGTGCGCTTCATGGGCGTCTATCCCCTGGGGTCCCTGGTGCGCCTCTCGGATGGGCGCACCGCCATGGTCTGGCGGCACGACCCCGAGAATCCCCTGGCCCCGCTGGTGAACGTGGTTCTGGACGCGCAGGCCCGTCCCATGGAGACCGCCTGCGTGAACCTCGCCCTCGACAGGGGACGGCGTGGAGACGCGGGGCTGCATATCGCGGCGGAGCTGCGCCCGGAGGCGGTGGCCGATCCGCGCGCCCTGGCGCCGCTCCCGGCGTCCGAGGCCGTCTAG
- a CDS encoding protoheme IX farnesyltransferase, translating into MAFGVLSAAGQLLRPRIGIMAGLSTGIGALLAKADAPTAMAAAGAGFLLCAACSVLNQVQERRIDARMARTASRPLASGALAPGWGLALGFALLALAVWVSFRMGGLAAALVPLLTALLYNGLYTPLKRVSPHAVLLGAVPGALPPVFGWLLANGPIHPARSPSIWALFAVYYLWQAPHFWTLAERRRDDYARAGLAVAPLALRPGRYPLVHAFWTAAFLLGLAASAVLGVVESGPLRYALLALALISGLAAVADVLPGARRSGAPGGFRLADAAMLAFLGLICLDALH; encoded by the coding sequence GTGGCTTTCGGGGTTCTCTCGGCTGCGGGGCAATTGCTGCGGCCCCGCATCGGGATCATGGCCGGGCTTTCCACGGGCATCGGCGCGCTCCTGGCCAAGGCGGACGCGCCCACGGCCATGGCCGCCGCAGGCGCGGGCTTTCTGCTCTGCGCGGCCTGCTCCGTGCTCAACCAGGTCCAGGAGCGCCGCATCGATGCGCGCATGGCCCGCACCGCTTCCCGCCCCCTGGCCTCTGGCGCGCTGGCGCCCGGATGGGGCCTGGCCCTGGGCTTCGCGCTTCTGGCCCTGGCCGTGTGGGTTTCCTTCCGCATGGGCGGGCTTGCCGCAGCCCTGGTGCCCCTGCTGACGGCGCTGCTCTACAACGGGCTGTACACGCCGCTGAAGCGCGTCTCGCCCCATGCCGTGCTGCTGGGGGCCGTGCCGGGCGCGCTGCCTCCCGTGTTCGGCTGGCTGCTGGCGAACGGCCCGATCCATCCGGCCCGGTCGCCGAGCATCTGGGCGCTCTTCGCGGTCTATTACCTCTGGCAGGCTCCCCATTTCTGGACGCTGGCCGAGCGCCGACGCGACGACTACGCCCGCGCCGGGCTGGCCGTGGCCCCCCTGGCGCTGCGGCCGGGGCGCTACCCGCTCGTGCACGCCTTCTGGACGGCCGCCTTCCTGCTGGGCCTGGCGGCCAGCGCCGTGCTGGGGGTGGTGGAAAGCGGACCGTTGCGCTATGCTCTGCTCGCGCTGGCCTTGATTTCCGGGCTGGCCGCCGTGGCCGATGTCTTGCCGGGAGCGCGGCGGAGCGGCGCACCGGGAGGTTTTCGGCTCGCGGACGCGGCCATGCTCGCCTTTCTGGGCCTGATCTGCCTCGACGCCCTGCACTGA
- a CDS encoding DUF4079 family protein, producing MLWIHPVIQLLGILFAILALRLGWKRYCAVHLGRKCMFPWKEHVQWGQLAEGFWLGGLTLGIWAARWTWRGYGVTGAHFWLGLAMGALILFSFISGTVMDKVKKKRTTLPRLHGFAGFTLMALALAELVTGSLVLARLFF from the coding sequence ATGCTCTGGATACATCCCGTCATACAGCTCTTGGGAATACTCTTCGCGATCCTGGCCCTGCGTCTGGGCTGGAAGCGATACTGCGCCGTGCACCTGGGCCGCAAGTGCATGTTTCCCTGGAAAGAACACGTCCAGTGGGGCCAGCTTGCCGAAGGCTTCTGGCTCGGCGGGCTCACCCTCGGCATCTGGGCCGCGCGCTGGACCTGGCGCGGCTACGGCGTCACGGGCGCGCATTTCTGGCTCGGCCTCGCCATGGGCGCGTTGATCCTCTTTTCCTTCATTTCCGGCACGGTCATGGACAAGGTCAAGAAGAAGCGTACCACCCTGCCCAGGCTGCACGGCTTTGCGGGCTTCACGCTCATGGCCCTGGCCCTGGCGGAACTCGTCACCGGCTCGCTCGTGCTTGCCCGGCTGTTTTTCTGA
- the recA gene encoding recombinase RecA encodes MAAKKPNPEELRKEALGTAITTIERKFGKGSIMRMDEAAHQAIPVIPTGSIALDMALGVGGIPRGRVSEIYGPESSGKTTLALHLIAEAQKLGGTAAFVDAEHALDINYAKRLGVKTDELLISQPDYGEQALEIADLLVRSGAVDVVVIDSVAALIPQSELEGNMGETQVGGQARLMSHALRKLTGTIHKSRTVVLFINQIRMKIGMTGYGNPETTSGGNALKFYASVRMDIRRIQTLKDKDEVFGIRARVKVVKNKVAPPFREALFDVLYGTGISHEGELLDMGVEAGIVDKSGAWFAFGSERLGQGKENVRQYLQENPDLAAQIRDKLVEHLGINGLPLPKGSPDEPEADLPGDFDE; translated from the coding sequence ATGGCCGCCAAGAAACCGAATCCCGAAGAGCTCCGCAAGGAAGCCCTGGGAACCGCCATAACCACCATTGAGCGCAAGTTCGGCAAAGGGTCGATCATGCGCATGGACGAAGCCGCGCACCAGGCCATCCCGGTCATCCCTACGGGCTCCATCGCCCTGGACATGGCCCTGGGCGTTGGCGGCATCCCGCGCGGACGCGTCTCGGAAATCTACGGCCCGGAATCCTCGGGCAAAACCACTCTCGCCCTGCACCTCATCGCCGAGGCCCAGAAGCTGGGCGGAACCGCAGCCTTCGTGGACGCCGAGCACGCCCTGGACATCAATTACGCCAAGCGCCTCGGCGTGAAGACCGACGAGCTGCTCATCTCCCAGCCGGACTATGGCGAACAGGCGCTCGAAATCGCGGACCTGCTCGTGCGCTCCGGCGCCGTGGACGTTGTGGTCATCGACTCCGTGGCCGCCCTGATCCCCCAGAGCGAGCTCGAAGGCAACATGGGCGAGACCCAGGTGGGCGGCCAGGCGCGGCTGATGTCCCACGCGCTGCGCAAGCTCACCGGCACCATCCACAAGTCCCGCACGGTCGTGCTCTTCATCAACCAGATCCGCATGAAGATCGGCATGACCGGCTACGGCAACCCCGAGACCACCTCCGGCGGCAACGCCCTCAAGTTCTACGCCTCGGTGCGCATGGACATCCGCCGCATCCAGACCCTCAAGGACAAGGACGAGGTCTTCGGCATCCGCGCCCGGGTCAAGGTCGTCAAGAACAAGGTCGCCCCGCCCTTCCGCGAGGCCCTCTTCGACGTGCTCTACGGCACGGGCATCTCCCACGAGGGCGAGCTGCTCGACATGGGCGTGGAAGCGGGCATCGTGGACAAGTCCGGCGCCTGGTTCGCCTTCGGCAGCGAGCGCCTCGGCCAGGGCAAGGAGAACGTGCGCCAGTACCTGCAGGAAAATCCCGATCTCGCCGCACAGATCCGCGACAAGCTCGTGGAGCACCTGGGCATCAACGGCCTGCCGCTGCCCAAAGGCTCCCCGGACGAGCCCGAGGCGGACCTCCCGGGCGACTTCGACGAATAA
- the alaS gene encoding alanine--tRNA ligase translates to MNAAEIRKRFLEFFEKNAHTRVHSSSLVPKDDPSLLFTNAGMVQFKKTFLGQEKRDYKRATSSQKCLRVGGKHNDLENVGRTARHHTFFEMLGNFSFGDYFKEDAIRFCWQFLTDELKLPKDKLYITIYKDDDEAGKLWQKVAGVEPERIYRLGEKDNFWSMGDTGPCGPCSEVHIDQGEEMCCGPNCGIGQCDCDRFLEIWNLVFMQYDQAEDGTRTNLPRPSIDTGMGLERIAAVCQGVQSNYESDLFTPIIDYAAALAGKKYREDHETDTALQVIADHSRAIAFLIPDQVMPSNEGRGYVLRRLIRRAYRFGRLIGLQGAFLWKTAGKVVDEMGHAFPEVVKTRDFMEKVVREEEERFSQTLDKGLAMLEDEMAAVKQAGGSVISGEAAFKLYDTYGFPIDIVNDVAEKQSLTVDEPAYNACMKEQKVRAKKAWKGSGEKDVATLFHSLLEKSVSSKFTGYDSLTEETRVKALLSEQGERVEKLSAGENGWLVTVETPFYGESGGQVGDAGKAESLTGKAEVLDTVKPSPELTVHKITVVEGVVEDRKDIKLRVDKDARMATQRNHTATHLLHAALRNVLGAHVNQSGSLVAPDRLRFDFTHISAMSPEEIRKVEDEVNRAILANEKVHTEVMSNEDAVKKGATALFGEKYGDEVRVVQVPGVSMELCGGTHLSYTGQTGPFVILSESGVAAGIRRIEAATGWNALNHLQDERSACRDAASLLKSGSGSIAERIQALQAEVKAANKEMERLQAKLASGAGRDLLADLAEVNGVKVLAAEIEAPNPKIMREQMDALRSKVDSGVLALAARQEDGKVSLIVAVTKDLVGRFKAGDIVKQAAAEVGGGGGGRPDMAQAGGTNPDGIPAALEKVRQIVAAG, encoded by the coding sequence ATGAACGCCGCTGAAATCCGAAAACGCTTCCTCGAATTCTTCGAGAAGAACGCCCACACCCGGGTCCACTCCTCCTCCCTCGTGCCCAAGGACGACCCGTCCCTGCTCTTCACCAACGCGGGCATGGTCCAGTTCAAGAAGACCTTCCTCGGCCAGGAGAAGCGCGACTACAAGCGCGCCACTTCCTCCCAGAAGTGTCTGCGCGTGGGCGGCAAGCACAACGACCTCGAAAACGTGGGCCGCACCGCGCGCCACCACACCTTCTTCGAGATGCTCGGCAACTTCTCCTTCGGCGACTATTTCAAGGAGGACGCCATCCGTTTCTGCTGGCAGTTCCTCACCGACGAGCTCAAGCTGCCCAAGGACAAGCTCTACATCACCATCTACAAGGACGATGACGAGGCCGGAAAGCTCTGGCAGAAGGTCGCGGGCGTGGAGCCCGAGCGCATCTACCGCCTCGGCGAAAAGGACAACTTCTGGTCCATGGGCGACACCGGTCCCTGCGGCCCCTGCTCCGAGGTGCACATCGACCAGGGCGAGGAGATGTGCTGCGGCCCCAACTGTGGCATCGGCCAGTGCGACTGCGACCGCTTCCTCGAAATCTGGAACCTCGTGTTCATGCAGTACGACCAGGCCGAGGACGGCACCCGCACCAACCTGCCCCGCCCCTCCATCGACACGGGCATGGGCCTGGAGCGCATCGCCGCGGTCTGCCAGGGCGTGCAGTCCAACTACGAATCCGACCTCTTCACCCCGATCATCGACTACGCGGCCGCGCTCGCGGGAAAGAAGTACCGCGAGGACCACGAAACCGACACCGCCCTCCAGGTCATCGCCGACCACAGCCGGGCCATCGCCTTTCTCATCCCGGACCAGGTCATGCCCTCCAACGAGGGGCGCGGCTACGTCCTGCGTAGGCTGATCCGCCGCGCCTACCGTTTCGGCAGGCTCATCGGCCTCCAGGGAGCCTTCCTCTGGAAGACCGCCGGAAAGGTTGTGGACGAAATGGGCCACGCCTTCCCGGAAGTCGTCAAGACCAGGGATTTCATGGAAAAGGTCGTGCGCGAGGAAGAGGAGCGCTTCTCCCAGACCCTGGACAAGGGCCTGGCCATGCTCGAAGACGAAATGGCCGCCGTGAAGCAGGCGGGCGGAAGCGTCATTTCCGGCGAGGCCGCCTTCAAGCTTTACGACACCTACGGATTCCCCATCGACATCGTCAACGACGTGGCCGAGAAGCAGAGCCTTACCGTTGACGAGCCCGCGTACAACGCCTGCATGAAGGAACAGAAGGTCCGCGCCAAGAAAGCCTGGAAAGGCTCCGGCGAAAAGGACGTGGCCACCCTCTTCCACTCCCTGCTGGAAAAGAGCGTCAGCTCGAAGTTCACCGGCTACGACAGCCTCACCGAGGAAACCCGCGTCAAGGCGTTGCTCAGCGAGCAGGGCGAGCGCGTGGAAAAGCTCTCCGCCGGGGAAAACGGCTGGCTCGTCACCGTGGAGACCCCCTTCTACGGCGAATCCGGCGGACAGGTCGGCGATGCGGGCAAGGCCGAATCCCTGACGGGCAAAGCCGAAGTGCTCGACACGGTCAAGCCCTCCCCGGAACTGACCGTCCACAAGATCACCGTGGTCGAAGGCGTCGTCGAAGACCGCAAGGACATCAAGCTCCGCGTGGACAAGGACGCCCGCATGGCCACCCAGCGCAACCACACCGCCACGCACCTGCTGCACGCGGCCCTGCGCAACGTGCTCGGCGCCCACGTCAACCAGTCCGGCTCCCTCGTGGCCCCGGACAGGCTGCGCTTCGACTTCACGCACATCAGCGCCATGAGCCCCGAAGAGATCCGCAAGGTCGAGGACGAGGTCAACCGCGCCATCCTCGCCAACGAGAAGGTCCACACCGAGGTCATGAGCAACGAGGACGCCGTGAAGAAAGGCGCCACCGCGCTCTTCGGCGAGAAATACGGCGACGAGGTCCGCGTCGTCCAGGTTCCGGGCGTGTCCATGGAACTCTGCGGCGGCACGCACCTCTCCTACACCGGCCAGACCGGACCCTTCGTGATCCTTTCCGAGTCCGGCGTGGCCGCGGGCATCCGCCGCATCGAGGCCGCCACGGGCTGGAACGCCCTGAACCACCTACAGGACGAGCGCAGCGCCTGCCGCGACGCCGCCAGCCTGCTCAAGTCCGGCTCCGGCTCCATCGCCGAGCGCATCCAGGCGCTCCAGGCCGAGGTCAAGGCCGCGAACAAGGAAATGGAACGCCTCCAGGCCAAGCTCGCCTCCGGCGCGGGCCGCGACCTCCTGGCCGACCTCGCCGAGGTCAACGGCGTCAAGGTGCTGGCCGCGGAAATCGAAGCGCCCAATCCCAAGATCATGCGCGAGCAGATGGACGCCCTGCGCTCCAAGGTCGATTCCGGCGTGCTGGCCCTGGCCGCCAGGCAGGAGGACGGCAAGGTCTCCCTGATCGTGGCCGTGACCAAGGATCTCGTCGGACGCTTCAAGGCGGGCGACATCGTCAAGCAGGCCGCTGCGGAAGTGGGCGGAGGCGGAGGCGGACGGCCCGACATGGCCCAGGCCGGCGGCACCAACCCCGACGGCATCCCCGCTGCCCTGGAAAAAGTCAGGCAGATCGTGGCCGCGGGTTAG